A part of Melittangium boletus DSM 14713 genomic DNA contains:
- a CDS encoding fused MFS/spermidine synthase: MRAPLLYLLFFLSGISGLVYQVVWVRQFGNLFGNTVWSAAVVTAIFMCGLGVGGLVAGRLADRLHARDGAAPLRLYARVELGIAVLGMLVALALPWVGRASGALSAYTPDAQGWLVLSVSSQVWRYLLALVLLGPITLLMGGTLTLLIRHQVGSQFSAAGWHVGALYGVNTAGAALGAFLTDLAFIPALGVRDTQLLAVALNTAVGLCALLVLRQGASSAAPPPPVLSEPAPPPSMPEESRLVHLTGMALALSGFASMGMEMLWFRYFSTLLGGFRSVFSLLLTVILVCMWLGATLAGGLVRRLGRPALLLGSALTLLVITSLGLLASLDVESVRASERALGHGGPPSRLAEHLFLLMPMISAVGLPSVLMGMTFPLANALVQRASATVGGRAGGLYLWNTAGAVLGSLCTGFLLLPALGMQRSMGALALLTTLALLPLALAAIPLPEAGLSRRRVPTLLAGCALALVGWSGQAPDKLLRQGFPIVDVEPVRVLATSEGPNETVLIAEVEGLGRALYTNGHSMAGNEPTAQRYMRAMAHVPLLQQESPRRVGIICFGAGNTVHAASLHPSVEKLDVMDLSRNVLSHADYFAATNGHVLKDPRVTVHVNDGRQHLRMRPEGTYDLITLEPPPIAFAGVGSLYSREFYALARSRLVPGGYFTQWLPAYQVPEHTSRAMVRAFLDVFPDAVLLAGYGAELILMGSNGGQNQLHLAEVQRRLEARPQVKADLERFWLGSPVEYAGLFSASTRGLEALTRGVAPVTDDWPITEYSMASTGTPRRMPAGLFALEDLTTWCTDCDDPRLPAYTDELKRLYAQEEFLSRAEFALPSPP, from the coding sequence ATGCGTGCGCCCCTGCTCTACCTGCTGTTCTTCCTCTCCGGCATCAGCGGTCTCGTCTACCAGGTGGTGTGGGTTCGCCAGTTCGGCAATCTCTTCGGCAACACCGTCTGGTCGGCCGCTGTCGTCACCGCCATCTTCATGTGCGGCCTGGGCGTGGGGGGACTCGTCGCGGGGCGTCTCGCGGATCGGCTCCATGCCCGGGACGGTGCCGCGCCGCTGAGGCTGTATGCCCGCGTGGAGTTGGGCATCGCGGTGCTCGGCATGCTGGTGGCGCTCGCGTTGCCCTGGGTGGGGCGGGCCTCGGGCGCGCTCTCCGCGTACACCCCCGATGCCCAGGGCTGGCTCGTCCTGTCCGTGTCCTCGCAGGTGTGGCGCTACCTGTTGGCGCTCGTGCTGCTGGGCCCCATCACCCTGCTCATGGGCGGCACCCTCACGCTCCTCATCCGCCACCAGGTCGGTTCCCAGTTCTCGGCCGCCGGCTGGCACGTGGGCGCGCTCTACGGCGTCAACACCGCCGGAGCCGCACTGGGCGCGTTCCTCACCGATCTCGCCTTCATCCCCGCGCTCGGCGTGCGAGACACCCAACTGCTCGCCGTGGCCCTCAACACCGCCGTGGGCCTCTGTGCGCTCCTCGTCCTGCGCCAGGGCGCGTCTTCCGCCGCCCCGCCTCCACCCGTCCTCAGTGAGCCCGCTCCCCCGCCGTCAATGCCCGAGGAGTCGCGCCTCGTGCACCTGACGGGCATGGCGCTCGCGCTTTCCGGCTTCGCCTCCATGGGCATGGAGATGCTGTGGTTCCGCTACTTCTCCACCCTGCTGGGCGGCTTTCGCAGCGTCTTCTCGCTGTTGCTCACCGTCATCCTCGTGTGCATGTGGTTGGGCGCCACGCTCGCGGGCGGACTCGTGCGGCGCCTGGGCCGACCCGCGCTGCTGCTGGGCTCGGCGCTGACGCTCCTGGTCATCACCAGCCTGGGCCTGCTGGCCTCATTGGACGTGGAGTCCGTACGGGCCAGCGAGCGGGCCCTCGGACATGGCGGCCCTCCCTCGCGCCTCGCCGAACACCTCTTCCTGCTCATGCCGATGATCTCCGCGGTGGGGCTGCCCTCCGTCCTCATGGGGATGACCTTTCCCCTGGCCAACGCCCTGGTGCAGCGCGCCAGCGCCACCGTGGGGGGACGCGCGGGAGGCCTCTACCTGTGGAACACCGCGGGCGCGGTGCTCGGCTCTCTCTGCACGGGCTTCCTCCTGCTGCCGGCGCTCGGCATGCAGCGGAGCATGGGCGCGCTGGCGTTGCTGACAACCCTGGCCCTGTTGCCCCTGGCCCTCGCGGCCATTCCCCTGCCGGAGGCGGGCCTGTCCCGGCGGCGGGTGCCCACGCTGCTCGCCGGATGCGCGCTCGCGCTGGTGGGCTGGAGCGGCCAGGCCCCGGACAAGCTGCTGCGCCAGGGCTTCCCCATCGTCGACGTCGAGCCCGTGCGCGTGCTGGCCACCAGCGAGGGGCCCAACGAGACCGTCCTCATCGCCGAGGTGGAGGGCCTGGGCCGCGCGCTCTACACCAATGGCCACAGCATGGCCGGCAACGAGCCCACCGCGCAGCGCTACATGCGGGCCATGGCGCACGTCCCCCTGCTGCAACAGGAGTCGCCCCGGCGCGTGGGCATCATCTGCTTCGGCGCGGGCAACACGGTGCATGCCGCGTCCCTGCACCCGTCCGTGGAGAAGCTCGACGTGATGGACCTGTCGCGCAACGTCCTCTCGCACGCGGACTACTTCGCCGCCACCAATGGCCACGTGTTGAAGGATCCGCGCGTCACCGTTCACGTCAACGATGGCCGGCAACACCTGCGCATGCGGCCCGAGGGCACGTACGATCTCATCACCCTGGAGCCTCCTCCCATCGCCTTCGCGGGCGTGGGCTCGCTCTACTCGCGGGAGTTCTACGCCCTGGCCCGGAGCCGGCTCGTCCCCGGGGGCTACTTCACCCAATGGCTGCCGGCCTATCAGGTGCCCGAGCACACGTCGCGCGCCATGGTGCGGGCCTTCCTCGACGTTTTCCCGGACGCGGTGCTGCTGGCGGGCTATGGCGCGGAACTCATCCTCATGGGCAGCAACGGCGGCCAGAACCAGCTCCACCTCGCCGAGGTCCAGCGCCGCCTGGAGGCCCGCCCCCAGGTGAAGGCCGATCTGGAGCGCTTCTGGTTGGGCTCTCCGGTGGAGTACGCGGGCCTCTTCTCCGCATCCACGCGGGGGCTGGAGGCGCTGACCCGAGGCGTGGCGCCCGTCACCGACGACTGGCCCATCACCGAGTACAGCATGGCCTCGACGGGCACTCCGCGGCGCATGCCCGCCGGGCTGTTCGCCCTGGAAGACCTCACCACCTGGTGCACCGACTGCGATGATCCGCGCCTGCCCGCGTATACCGACGAGTTGAAGCGCCTCTACGCCCAGGAGGAGTTCCTCTCCCGGGCGGAGTTCGCCCTGCCCTCGCCTCCCTGA
- the ahcY gene encoding adenosylhomocysteinase — translation MSAAVDLSKFTDYKVADIKLADWGRKEIAIAETEMPGLMAIRDEYAKQQPLKGARIAGSLHMTIQTAVLIQTLEALGAQVRWASCNIFSTQDHAAAAIAAGGTPVFAFKGETLEQYWDYTHRIFEWADGGSPNMILDDGGDATLLLHLGANAEKDLSVLAKPGSEEETILFASIRKRLEQQPGWYSKTLANIQGVTEETTTGVHRLYQMAKEGRLKFPAINVNDSVTKSKFDNIYGCRESLVDAIKRATDVMIAGKVAVVAGYGEVGKGSAQALRGLQAQVWVTEIDPICALQAAMEGYRVVSMDYAADKADIFVTATGNFQVLTHEHMKRMKNNAIVCNIGHFDNEIDVASLKQYKWDNIKPQVDHVIFPDNKRIILLAEGRLVNLGCGTGHPSYVMSSSFANQVLAQIEIFTKPGHYKPGVYMLPRHLDEKVARLQLSKLGAELTQLTPEQAKYIGVTQEGPYKSDHYRY, via the coding sequence ATGAGCGCCGCCGTCGATTTGAGCAAGTTCACCGATTACAAGGTCGCGGACATCAAGCTGGCTGACTGGGGTCGCAAGGAGATCGCGATCGCCGAGACCGAGATGCCCGGCCTGATGGCCATCCGCGACGAGTACGCGAAGCAGCAGCCCCTCAAGGGCGCGCGCATCGCGGGCTCGCTGCACATGACCATCCAGACCGCGGTGCTCATCCAGACGCTGGAGGCGCTCGGCGCCCAGGTGCGGTGGGCCTCGTGCAACATCTTCTCCACGCAGGATCACGCCGCGGCGGCGATCGCCGCCGGTGGCACCCCCGTGTTCGCCTTCAAGGGCGAGACGCTGGAGCAGTACTGGGACTACACGCACCGCATCTTCGAGTGGGCGGACGGCGGCTCGCCCAACATGATCCTCGATGACGGCGGCGACGCCACGCTCCTGCTCCACCTGGGCGCCAACGCGGAGAAGGACCTGTCCGTGCTCGCCAAGCCCGGCAGCGAGGAGGAGACCATCCTCTTCGCCTCCATCCGCAAGCGGCTGGAGCAGCAGCCCGGCTGGTACTCCAAGACGCTCGCGAACATCCAGGGCGTCACCGAGGAGACCACCACGGGCGTGCACCGGCTCTACCAGATGGCGAAGGAAGGCCGGCTCAAGTTCCCGGCCATCAACGTCAACGACTCGGTGACCAAGTCCAAGTTCGACAACATCTACGGCTGCCGTGAGTCGCTGGTGGACGCCATCAAGCGCGCCACGGACGTGATGATCGCCGGCAAGGTGGCCGTGGTGGCCGGCTACGGCGAGGTGGGCAAGGGCTCGGCGCAGGCGCTGCGCGGCCTCCAGGCCCAGGTGTGGGTCACCGAGATCGATCCCATCTGCGCCCTCCAGGCGGCGATGGAAGGCTACCGCGTCGTCTCCATGGACTACGCGGCGGACAAGGCGGACATCTTCGTCACCGCGACGGGCAACTTCCAGGTGCTCACCCACGAGCACATGAAGCGGATGAAGAACAACGCCATCGTGTGCAACATCGGCCACTTCGACAACGAGATCGATGTGGCGAGCCTCAAGCAGTACAAGTGGGACAACATCAAGCCCCAGGTCGATCACGTCATCTTCCCGGACAACAAGCGCATCATCCTGCTCGCCGAGGGCCGCCTGGTGAACCTGGGCTGCGGCACGGGCCACCCCAGCTACGTGATGAGCTCCTCCTTCGCCAACCAGGTGCTCGCGCAGATCGAGATCTTCACCAAGCCGGGCCACTACAAGCCGGGCGTGTACATGCTGCCGCGGCACCTGGACGAGAAGGTGGCCCGTCTGCAGCTCAGCAAGCTGGGCGCCGAGCTCACCCAGCTCACCCCCGAGCAGGCGAAGTACATCGGCGTGACCCAGGAGGGTCCGTACAAGAGCGACCACTACCGCTACTAG
- a CDS encoding trimeric intracellular cation channel family protein has translation MTLLPLDHLAPALVWLDIAGIAVFAVSGALAAARLKQNLVTFAFFAAITSTGGGTVRDLLLGAPVFWMHDPRAITTCLGMAVLVWFTPAWLWRGKALDWFDALGLAAYAVYGAAKALSLGIPALPATVMGVVTACVGGIIRDVLAGEPSILLRPEIYVTAAALAAALFVGLSLLGVPLPLAAGLAATAGFVLRALAIVRGLALPLYRG, from the coding sequence ATGACCCTGCTCCCCCTCGATCACCTCGCCCCCGCCCTCGTCTGGCTCGACATCGCCGGCATCGCGGTGTTCGCCGTCTCGGGCGCGCTCGCCGCCGCCCGCCTCAAGCAGAACCTCGTCACCTTCGCGTTCTTCGCCGCCATCACCAGCACCGGCGGAGGCACCGTGCGCGATCTCCTGCTCGGCGCCCCGGTGTTCTGGATGCATGATCCGCGGGCCATCACCACCTGTCTCGGCATGGCGGTGCTCGTCTGGTTCACGCCCGCGTGGCTGTGGCGGGGCAAGGCGCTCGACTGGTTCGACGCGCTGGGCCTCGCCGCCTATGCCGTCTATGGCGCCGCCAAGGCGCTGAGCCTCGGCATCCCCGCCCTGCCCGCCACGGTGATGGGAGTCGTCACCGCCTGCGTGGGAGGCATCATCCGCGACGTGCTCGCGGGCGAGCCCTCCATCCTCCTGCGCCCGGAGATCTACGTCACCGCCGCCGCGCTCGCCGCCGCGCTGTTCGTCGGCCTGAGCCTGCTCGGCGTGCCCCTGCCGCTGGCTGCCGGACTCGCGGCCACCGCCGGCTTCGTCCTGCGCGCCCTGGCCATCGTGCGAGGCCTCGCCCTTCCCCTCTACCGGGGTTGA
- a CDS encoding DcrB-related protein — MSASNVIRHGPLVLSLPNGWFDASQVVAVGPEEEGFRANVVVSIEPANQGETVTRFAARALAGLRKSQDFVLGNEREATFGPHQGVLREYTFTLQGVRLAQLQFTVLKDQVGYTFTYTQRPEKMAKTRGVAEAFFAAAQVEAKAPAPAAATSSLNSVW; from the coding sequence ATGAGCGCGTCCAACGTCATCCGTCACGGTCCCCTGGTGCTGTCCCTTCCCAACGGCTGGTTCGATGCGAGCCAGGTGGTGGCGGTAGGTCCCGAGGAGGAGGGCTTCCGCGCGAACGTGGTCGTGTCGATCGAGCCCGCGAATCAGGGGGAGACGGTCACGCGGTTCGCCGCGCGCGCGCTGGCGGGGCTGCGCAAGTCCCAGGACTTCGTCTTGGGCAACGAGCGTGAGGCCACCTTCGGCCCCCACCAGGGCGTGCTGCGCGAGTACACCTTCACCTTGCAGGGCGTCCGTCTGGCCCAGCTCCAGTTCACCGTGTTGAAGGACCAGGTCGGCTACACCTTCACGTACACCCAGCGCCCCGAGAAGATGGCCAAGACGCGGGGGGTGGCCGAGGCCTTCTTCGCCGCCGCCCAGGTGGAGGCGAAGGCCCCCGCGCCCGCGGCGGCGACGTCGTCCTTGAACTCCGTGTGGTGA
- a CDS encoding vWA domain-containing protein: protein MSSSKSNRLARWSGAALALSLVSGCSTSPKPTSGSPQDASESLPPVSRPRQEEPPATQQPSEPQSEPSTTPSAPPPPPSRSALAQPKPAPAPIAAKSLTRAPAEAKAMEYEAPSKDDAVAGVEEEVVGGAPAVGRAMPAKKKEALAPPAEPPTQGNRFTEHTPNAFTETAADRFSTFAVDVDTASYTVARRYLNQNALPPRPAVRVEEFVNYFKYRYTPPERGAFGVHLEGAPSPFDANRHFVRVGIQGKVVSRSQRKPAHLVFLVDTSGSMNQQDKLPLAKEAMKLAVKNLNENDTVALVTYAGGTREVLTPTPATNLERIYKAIDSLESGGGTAMGSGMELAYKHAVKKASGSVVSRVVVLTDGDANIGQNLSADDMLNSIQGHVKEGVTLSAIGFGMGNYRDDLMEKLADKGNGNCFYIDSYKEAKKVFEQQLTGTLEVIAKDVKVQVEFDPKVVRRYRLVGYENRDIADKDFRDDKVDAGEIGAGHSVTALYEVELTDAKAALGTVRIRAKTPTGTEAAEQAFPLEPSQMRASLDAASSDFRFALAVAATADVLRGGASAQKWNLSTVQKLAEGATDGQADRVEFTQLLARARSLLGSSATR, encoded by the coding sequence TTGTCCTCATCCAAGTCGAACCGCCTGGCCCGCTGGAGCGGCGCCGCCCTCGCCCTGAGCCTCGTCTCCGGATGCAGCACGTCTCCCAAGCCCACCTCCGGGAGCCCCCAGGACGCCAGTGAGTCCCTCCCACCGGTGAGCCGACCCCGGCAGGAGGAGCCGCCCGCCACGCAACAGCCCTCCGAGCCCCAGTCCGAGCCAAGCACTACGCCCTCCGCGCCTCCGCCCCCGCCCTCCCGCTCGGCGCTGGCACAGCCCAAACCTGCCCCGGCGCCCATCGCCGCCAAGTCGCTCACCCGCGCTCCGGCGGAAGCGAAGGCCATGGAGTACGAGGCGCCGTCCAAGGATGACGCTGTCGCGGGAGTCGAGGAGGAGGTTGTCGGCGGCGCTCCCGCGGTCGGCAGGGCCATGCCCGCCAAGAAAAAGGAGGCCCTGGCGCCTCCGGCGGAGCCCCCCACGCAGGGCAACCGCTTCACCGAGCACACCCCCAATGCCTTCACGGAGACCGCCGCGGATCGCTTCTCCACCTTCGCGGTGGACGTGGACACGGCGTCGTACACGGTAGCTCGCCGCTACCTGAACCAGAATGCCCTGCCCCCGCGTCCCGCGGTGCGGGTGGAGGAGTTCGTCAACTACTTCAAGTACCGCTACACCCCTCCCGAACGAGGCGCGTTCGGCGTGCACCTGGAGGGAGCACCCTCGCCCTTCGACGCGAACCGCCACTTCGTGCGCGTGGGCATCCAGGGCAAGGTCGTCTCGCGCTCACAGCGCAAGCCCGCGCACCTGGTCTTCCTGGTGGACACCAGCGGCTCCATGAACCAGCAGGACAAGCTGCCCCTGGCCAAGGAGGCGATGAAGCTCGCGGTGAAGAACCTCAACGAGAACGACACCGTGGCGCTCGTCACCTACGCGGGCGGCACGCGCGAGGTGCTCACGCCCACGCCCGCCACGAACCTGGAGCGCATCTACAAGGCCATCGACTCGCTGGAGTCCGGGGGCGGCACCGCCATGGGCTCGGGCATGGAGCTGGCCTACAAGCACGCGGTGAAGAAGGCCTCGGGCAGCGTGGTGTCGCGCGTGGTGGTGCTCACGGACGGAGACGCCAACATCGGCCAGAACCTCTCCGCGGACGACATGCTCAACAGCATCCAGGGCCACGTGAAGGAGGGCGTCACGCTGTCGGCCATCGGCTTCGGCATGGGCAACTACCGGGATGACCTGATGGAGAAGCTGGCCGACAAGGGCAACGGCAATTGCTTCTACATCGACAGCTACAAGGAGGCGAAGAAGGTCTTCGAGCAGCAGCTCACCGGCACCCTGGAGGTCATCGCCAAGGACGTGAAGGTGCAGGTGGAGTTCGACCCGAAGGTGGTGCGCCGCTACCGGTTGGTGGGCTACGAGAACCGGGACATCGCCGACAAGGACTTCCGCGATGACAAGGTGGACGCCGGAGAGATTGGCGCGGGCCACAGCGTCACCGCGCTCTACGAGGTGGAGTTGACGGACGCCAAGGCGGCGCTGGGCACGGTGCGCATCCGCGCCAAGACGCCCACGGGCACCGAGGCCGCCGAGCAGGCCTTCCCCCTCGAGCCGAGCCAGATGCGCGCCTCGCTCGACGCGGCCTCGTCCGACTTCCGCTTCGCCCTGGCGGTGGCGGCCACCGCGGACGTGCTGCGCGGCGGCGCGAGCGCCCAGAAGTGGAACCTGTCCACGGTCCAGAAGCTCGCGGAGGGGGCCACCGACGGGCAGGCCGACCGGGTGGAATTCACCCAGCTCCTCGCGCGCGCCCGGAGTCTGCTGGGCAGCAGCGCGACTCGCTGA
- a CDS encoding sensor histidine kinase: protein MSEEVSRGALNPVRVEWIAAAFGLLTGITMVYVPYEFGTSIFRLIYPHIRLLGTVFMAGSATMLVALLYPTWPAWVGWIGRTLFLGALAVYWWGVTVLAGGITGALVYPLMVTALIAEALPRWHTRGFFSEFLLTTALAFGGFIVMDPILLGPSFYDVYQPVARLMGVLFLVGGGLLAVGQVRREAKLSRLAVGFLAALFGQMGLVAGWRGSWTGLVLYSVITLGCGFLLFRRQWETSTVGWRLFRGVALASVLPILAVGGLASVVAQRAIERELRDKARQAVAAEVAWLEQTASMARFVLRTQTRDPLLQSVLTRGDKPALRSRLTLLRSQPGPFDAAWVLDDTGQSVLSTEAGGVVGDFSHRDYFQEGRREDQVYLSRPFLNVRKTPMVVFASPVKLEEGRQVLLVAGMSLVRMSREPTLASLNYHVEIFDRRNGELLRETNRGDMLSRAPILSIVDDSILSLAEGFTEAVDPGGGRLLVAHAPVQDTPWTVAVTAPLRQAFAPVTRLSALVVFIALTAGAVALLLSRWVGRDVAQRLTALRDGFAVLGTRTLDRGVPAQGDDELAELAAGFNEMAARIERTQKELREAITSRDQFLSMASHELRTPLTPLKATIELMLRQSQPPQGVSPEKQRSTLERLRRQVDRLTRLIGDMLDVSRMQSGRFSLRRATMDLSALAREVVDRIEHARSERTAPIRLELPEQPLLGQWDDQRLDQLLTNLVENAVRYSPPDKPIHVRLRPEGDGVLMEVEDQGIGVPSENLSNLFEPFFRAQNAAEHHAGGLGLGLAICREIVERHEGTIRAASAGPGQGTRFSVLLPRGEPDAS from the coding sequence GTGTCCGAAGAGGTATCGCGAGGAGCCCTGAACCCGGTTCGTGTCGAGTGGATCGCCGCCGCCTTTGGCCTCCTGACCGGCATCACGATGGTGTACGTGCCCTATGAGTTCGGCACGAGCATCTTCCGGCTCATCTACCCCCACATCCGGTTGTTGGGGACGGTGTTCATGGCGGGCTCGGCGACCATGCTCGTCGCCCTGCTCTATCCAACCTGGCCCGCGTGGGTGGGATGGATTGGACGCACGTTGTTCCTGGGAGCGCTCGCCGTGTACTGGTGGGGCGTCACGGTGTTGGCCGGAGGCATCACCGGCGCGCTCGTCTATCCCTTGATGGTGACGGCACTCATCGCCGAGGCCCTGCCGCGCTGGCACACCCGGGGCTTCTTCTCAGAATTCCTGCTGACCACGGCGTTGGCGTTCGGCGGGTTCATCGTGATGGACCCCATCCTGCTCGGACCGAGCTTCTATGATGTCTACCAGCCCGTGGCACGGCTCATGGGCGTGCTCTTCCTCGTGGGGGGAGGCCTGCTGGCGGTGGGACAGGTGCGGCGCGAAGCGAAGCTCTCGCGCCTCGCCGTGGGATTCCTGGCCGCCCTGTTCGGGCAGATGGGCCTCGTGGCGGGATGGCGTGGGTCGTGGACGGGCCTGGTGCTCTACAGCGTCATCACGTTGGGATGCGGCTTCCTGCTGTTCCGGCGCCAATGGGAGACATCCACCGTGGGGTGGCGGCTGTTTCGTGGAGTGGCGCTCGCCTCGGTGTTGCCCATCCTCGCGGTGGGCGGACTGGCATCGGTGGTCGCGCAGCGGGCCATCGAGCGGGAATTGAGGGACAAGGCGCGGCAGGCCGTGGCGGCCGAGGTCGCCTGGTTGGAACAGACCGCGTCCATGGCCCGCTTCGTGTTGCGGACCCAGACCCGAGACCCCCTCCTGCAATCCGTGCTCACCCGGGGGGACAAACCGGCGCTCCGCTCCCGGTTGACCCTGCTGCGCTCCCAACCCGGCCCGTTCGACGCGGCCTGGGTGCTCGATGACACGGGCCAGTCCGTGCTGTCCACCGAGGCTGGCGGCGTCGTGGGCGACTTCTCTCATCGAGACTACTTCCAGGAAGGACGCAGGGAGGACCAGGTCTACCTGTCGCGCCCGTTCCTCAACGTCAGGAAGACGCCCATGGTCGTCTTCGCCTCTCCGGTGAAGCTGGAAGAAGGGCGTCAGGTCCTCCTGGTGGCGGGCATGTCGCTCGTGCGCATGAGCCGGGAGCCGACGCTCGCCTCGCTCAACTACCACGTGGAGATCTTCGACCGCCGCAATGGCGAGCTGCTGCGCGAAACCAACCGGGGGGACATGCTCTCCCGAGCGCCCATCCTCTCCATCGTCGACGACTCCATCCTGTCCCTCGCCGAGGGTTTCACCGAGGCGGTCGACCCGGGGGGAGGACGGCTGCTCGTGGCACATGCCCCGGTTCAGGACACGCCGTGGACCGTCGCGGTGACCGCGCCCCTGAGACAGGCCTTCGCACCCGTGACGCGGCTGAGTGCCCTGGTGGTGTTCATCGCGCTCACCGCGGGAGCCGTCGCGCTCCTGCTCTCGCGCTGGGTGGGACGGGACGTGGCCCAACGCCTGACGGCGCTCCGGGACGGCTTCGCGGTGCTCGGAACCCGGACGCTCGACCGGGGTGTCCCCGCCCAGGGGGATGACGAACTGGCGGAGCTCGCCGCGGGCTTCAACGAGATGGCGGCCCGCATCGAGCGCACCCAGAAGGAGCTGCGCGAGGCCATCACCAGCCGGGATCAATTCCTGTCCATGGCCAGCCATGAGCTGCGCACGCCGCTCACCCCGCTCAAGGCCACCATCGAGCTGATGCTGCGCCAGTCCCAACCCCCCCAAGGAGTGTCCCCCGAGAAGCAGCGCTCCACGCTGGAGCGGCTGCGGCGCCAGGTGGACCGGCTCACCCGGCTCATCGGAGACATGCTGGATGTGTCCCGGATGCAATCCGGACGCTTCTCGCTGCGCCGGGCGACCATGGACCTGAGCGCCCTGGCACGCGAGGTCGTCGACCGCATCGAGCATGCCCGGAGTGAACGCACCGCCCCCATCCGCCTGGAGTTGCCCGAGCAACCCCTGCTCGGGCAGTGGGATGATCAGCGTCTGGATCAACTCCTGACCAACCTCGTCGAGAACGCGGTGCGTTACTCGCCTCCCGACAAGCCCATTCACGTGCGCTTGCGCCCCGAGGGAGATGGCGTGCTCATGGAGGTGGAGGATCAAGGCATCGGCGTTCCCAGCGAGAATCTGTCCAACCTGTTCGAGCCGTTCTTCCGGGCCCAGAACGCCGCCGAGCACCACGCGGGGGGCCTGGGGCTGGGCCTGGCCATCTGCCGGGAGATCGTCGAGCGCCATGAGGGCACCATCCGCGCGGCGAGCGCCGGCCCTGGACAAGGCACCCGCTTCTCCGTCCTCCTGCCCCGGGGTGAGCCAGACGCCTCCTGA
- a CDS encoding glycoside hydrolase family 19 protein, translating into MSRLTVFRCVSLLGALSGLGGCAVDEVKSVEPVDQLQREAIVSSITAGDYVIRSAQNNKCIDIASSGTADGTKVQLWDCNGTNAQKFAISATSDGYWKIINVNSGKGFDIKEVSYAQNAELHQWSYVGGANQQFKFVNRGNNNFSIHARHTDMVIDLLWGSANNGTGFVQYPYTGTANQLYTLDKVSGGGTTPPPSGNGIAGILSESTFNAMFPGRNGFYSYSALVAAANTFSGFATTGDTDTRKREVAAFLANIAHETGNLVYIEEIAKSTMCDTGWGPPGCGCAAGKMYYGRGPIQLSWNGNYCAAGNALGVDLKNNPDLVARDATISWRTGFWFWMTQTGAGSMTAHNAIVNGAGFGETIRTINGALECGGRNPAQVQSRVNNYTRFCSLLGVSPGANTGC; encoded by the coding sequence ATGTCCCGTCTGACCGTATTCCGTTGTGTCTCGCTGTTGGGTGCCCTGAGTGGGCTGGGTGGATGTGCCGTCGATGAGGTGAAGTCCGTCGAGCCTGTCGATCAGCTCCAGCGCGAGGCCATCGTGTCGAGCATCACGGCGGGCGACTACGTCATCCGCTCCGCCCAGAACAACAAGTGCATCGACATCGCCTCCTCCGGCACCGCCGACGGCACCAAGGTGCAGCTGTGGGACTGCAACGGCACCAACGCCCAGAAGTTCGCCATCTCCGCGACGTCCGACGGCTACTGGAAGATCATCAACGTCAACAGCGGCAAGGGCTTCGACATCAAGGAAGTCAGCTACGCCCAGAACGCCGAGCTCCACCAGTGGTCCTACGTCGGTGGCGCCAACCAGCAGTTCAAGTTCGTGAACCGCGGTAACAACAACTTCAGCATCCACGCGCGTCACACGGACATGGTCATCGACCTGCTCTGGGGCTCGGCGAACAACGGCACGGGCTTCGTGCAGTACCCCTACACGGGCACCGCCAACCAGCTCTACACCCTGGACAAGGTCTCCGGCGGCGGCACCACGCCTCCCCCCTCGGGCAACGGCATCGCCGGCATCCTGAGCGAGTCCACCTTCAACGCGATGTTCCCCGGCCGCAACGGCTTCTACTCCTACTCGGCCCTGGTCGCCGCGGCCAACACCTTCTCCGGCTTCGCCACCACGGGCGACACCGACACCCGCAAGCGCGAGGTGGCCGCCTTCCTGGCCAACATCGCCCACGAGACGGGCAACCTCGTCTACATCGAGGAGATCGCCAAGAGCACCATGTGCGACACCGGCTGGGGCCCCCCGGGCTGCGGCTGCGCCGCGGGTAAGATGTACTACGGCCGTGGCCCCATCCAGCTGTCGTGGAACGGCAACTACTGCGCCGCGGGCAACGCGCTGGGCGTGGACCTCAAGAACAACCCCGACCTGGTCGCGCGCGACGCCACCATCTCCTGGCGCACGGGCTTCTGGTTCTGGATGACGCAGACGGGCGCGGGCTCCATGACGGCCCACAACGCCATCGTCAACGGCGCGGGCTTCGGTGAGACCATCCGCACCATCAACGGCGCCCTGGAGTGCGGTGGCCGCAACCCCGCCCAGGTGCAGAGCCGCGTGAACAACTACACCCGCTTCTGCAGCCTGCTGGGCGTCAGCCCCGGCGCCAACACCGGCTGCTGA